tttactgttaagtatctgctcaatctaggttccagtccccttatccgctttgttatatataaatagctgttttaaatttcaacggttagttttgaaaatgtatgtagagcacatacgaaacgtcaagtcataatcaaaatgaacaagttcaatatgtctaccactgctgtttgtgtcttatttttgatcatatCTTCttgccaccgtgtaatatcctctatatattgacggctagttgagagaagcccaatacggaatatattttctcccaacgccgtcaatataatgtggtattgccgtctcaaaatcgcaattagttttgtatcgcgatccatcattgataaggataaataaaactgtacactaatcaacccgcgcctgatcgaaatttcaattcttgctACCagcgaaacgtatttgtttgcgtacgtcagcaacccaattcagtgcaacgacgtcaatttcaacagcAGCTTCTTGTCGAGATACCactttctctgtccttgtctTTGAACGTTTTAAAGAAGCTAACTTCCCTGTTGCTAAtgtttttacttttgttttgttttgtagaaTCAACCTGAAATTATTGTATGTTCAGACTGTGGAACACAATATCAGACCAGAGGAGGTTTCCAAAGACAGGACAAAAAGGTAAAACTTCTCAGCTGTATGCTCAGtcttttaaaaatgaaatggaaGTTTATTCATTTCAAGAACTCGAGGAAGACACTGTAGAATTTGCAAAGCTTAAGTCTATATTTTCTGAATATTTGATGAGTATTCGAAGAATGGCGGCACTGAAAAGTTTTATGGCAAATACTGTGCcgaaattcctttaaactctggAAAGTACTTTAAAGGACTGTCAAGAAATGCTTCCACATTATTATCAACCAAGGTAGCAGATTGCATGCTTGTTTACTGCCAGCAGTTGAAGACCTCAAAGGATACCAGCCCACATCTATAAACTGTACTGTCAGACAGAGAAACAGCTGGTCTGCAGTATCTGGGTGGTTATGTACTGCATAATCTTCACAAAAAGCATTGTACTAAAAAATCACCAGAAAGCCAGCAGGCAATGTCTATTTTAAAAGCTGGAAAACTAGAGGATGGATGTAACTCCCAGAAACTGGTTTCAAATCTTAGTCATGGAGGTCTTTGGCATATCCCAAAGTGTTCACAAAAAATTGTCTTTAGAATAGAAGATCATAGAACATTATTTTAGACAATTATCTCAACATGGTAATTCACAAAGTGTAAATATCAAGGGAATTACTGACAAGTCAGTAACTGATAGTGAGCTGCTGGCTGGCATATTATAATTTGATGGTTTCTGACTCAGAgttggaacaaaaaaaaaacacatgtaATTAAGGATGTTTTACATGCAATTGTACATATATATGTGAGGGTGAGATCCTTTTCTTTGGCTAAGGATATTATTCAGCATCACAAGCTTAGAAGTAGACAAACTAAGTCCAAAGCACTACGCAAAGAAATCAGTCGAAGTTTCGAAGGAGACGGAAAAAGGCTTGAGTAGAGAAGTAGCTCTCAATTCTTAATTTGAACACTTCATATCTTTCCATATATCAAAATCTTCTTAATATCAATATTGCAAATAACATTTCGTGAATATTGGTAGAGCTAATGCCAGATGTTTTGTTATGACTCTAGTAATTTACATGTGTTATCATGTTCATGGATCCACTGATTGTAATCCATAGAAAATCAATATGTGAAAATagaataaataattaatatttgcTTTTgtgaaaagaaatatataaatattctGGACAACAAGTAAAAGATCGAAGGTTAAGAGACAAGATCGTATAAGTAAAGAAGGATGAGATCGTTCAAACATTGAAAGGGCTTTCAGTAAACAAACCgcagagacaagaaaatgcaagaaaatactTACATATCTCAACATCTTCCGGTGCAAAATACTTCTCGCAAGTGTAGACTCGGATCGTTCCTTATCTGATCTCTAAAATCGGAGTCGATCACTCTTGTTTTTTTCAGCTCCCCAAGCCAAGCTTCGCGCCATTCACGATGTTTCTCGTCCACAGCCAAGGGCAACTTCCAAATACCGATTCCTTTGGTCCGTCTACACGATCCACAGCCAAAAACCGCACAGTTGCGGCCTGGCATCGTATATTATAAATCTAACTAGTTAAAACTCTTTTAAAAACACcttatataataaaattatatgTAAATATCGCTTGTTGTCACTACTCTTCGCTATACGCTTCGAAATCACGGCTGGTTGTGTGCACCCTCGTGATCACGTGACTAAGTCAAACCCCTAACAAAGAGATCCCTCTTGGAAGTTtgccgggtttcataaccagcgaATGATGTAACGTCCCTAACACTTCCGGTTTCGTCCTTTTCAGTTTTTATCAAAACATCAAGTATGTTCGAAGCTGTTGTAGCATTTTTTGCCTACATTTTCAAGAATTTTACCGGTAGTGTTCTAGAAAACTCGCCAACAACACCTTGCGAGTCACGGAATGTTCAAGACCATGAAAATTCCGAGATAGAACCGCTACTTGTTCAACAGCGTTTCACTTTAGAAGATTTTACAAAGTTCGATCCTAACGACACGATATTCCAAGAGTTCGATCCTCCTTTCGGTGCTTGTGGAAGTATGGCTTGGAAGGATTCTCGACCATCTAGGTGGACGTCGTTTGTGTCGTGTTTTAGGGCCATTTTTCTAATGCAGTTCATAATTGGATCCAGTATCGGTTTGCTCGCAATCGCAGTGGCAGTTGTAGATTTCAATACAGCCGACCTTTGCTATGAAAAGACATCCCGCTGGAATAGTATGCCGCAGGTAATTCAGAGCATTCGAGTTACCAGCCAATCTGTCGAAGGTTTTATTATCCAGCTGTGGCATTTCTCTATCATGCTCTGCATATTCGGATATTCTGTTTTGAAAGATCTGAACCTCCTTGCGTTCAACCTCTTGGCGGCCTTCGTAGATGTTAGCTATCGACTGCTCTTGCAAATATTTGGTATTTATAAACAGCCCTGGATGTCCTACCCtttaaatgttcttttcacCGTAGTTGCATTCGGAAACAGCGTGATCATCGCCAAGCACCTTATGTCATCCTACACACCAGTTCAAGAGCAAACCAAGAAGAAACtgctcaaactgacatttctcTTAGTACTTCAGTTCTTGATGGGTATACCAGCCGCTTTTGTTCTGGTTTACAGCATATTTCCATGGTACAACAGCAAAAGCGAGATGGAAAAAGCTTTTATCGCTGGAGCGTGCCCTTTGCTGCTCCTTTCTATCCCCAAAGTTATAGCACGCGCCCTTGCCCAAAAATTTGAGTTTGTTCATCCAGGCCTCCTTTACCTCTTGGTAGGATGCCTCTATTCGACTTCGGCCATTGTCTTCCGAGTTATGCAAGCCGAGCTGACGAGCCTTGGGCTTTTCGTTGCTTTAGGAGTGGGCCATGCAGCGATTGACCTTTTGGAAGGCTTAACTGTCACAATGCGAGATTACATATGGGACTTCATGTACAAAATATTCTGCCGGTGTAACAGATCACAAACTGTTACCTTGTCCCCAAGGAATTCTCGCACGCCGCGAAGCATGCGTTTCGTAGCTGACGTTAGCATTCAGCTGCTCCTCACGGAGGCCACAGCTCTAGTAACGGCGGTGGGGTTTATTCAGGTCTTCAAGTTTATGTATCCCGATGTTTCAAACCAACCTGTCTCGGATCTTATCTGGGGATTTATCGAGCGCTGCGCCACCGGTCTGGCCATTGATGTAGTTTTCAACACCGTATCAGTATTTCTACAGGTCACCCTTTTCAATGTCGCTGTTCTAAAAGTTTGGAACTCACATAACTGGCGAGCCCATGTTATCGCCAACGTAGTTTGTACCCTAATGACGGTACTCTACTTTACAGAATATCTTTTTGACATTATCAGAAGGAAAAATGACCATCATACGGCAAAAAGGTTTGCTTTCAACTGTTCCCTACCGTTTTCTCGGAATTCATGAGCCATACTACTGAAGCAGATCgtcaaaataatgaaattaaatttaagggcacccaacgagcaactGAATCAGAGCACCTTAAGGATGATCAAGGCAGCAGAGCACCTTAAGGCCAACATTGATCGGGCGGCCTTCGCTTTTTTGACCACCATACATGTAACccgtactgtaattattttatcttataATCATGTGCTGTGACTTTACTGCTCTTTGTATGTTAATTTTACGTAAATAGTGtaaaataaatgaaccatgaaccatATCTTTTCATATATTACAAAATCTCCTTAATATCCATATTGCAAATAACATTTCATGAATATTGGTAGAGCTAATGCCAGATGTTTTGTTATGACTCTagttatttacatgtattatcaTGTTCATGGATCCACTGATTGTAATCCATAGAAAATCAATATGTgaaaacagaataaataattaaCATTTGCTTTTgtgaaaagaaatatataaatattctGGACATCATCTCATCCATTAACAAGATTAGAAATAGTCACATTTCGCATTGAGCGAAGATTCTCGGTGTATAGAGGCTGCTTATCCACCAAGTAGGCCCCAAACACTTTAACAGTAAATCCTAGGCTTTCGTCAAGagggattcgctctgacgaagggctaacgctcgaaacgtcagcttttagaatctctgtacgggggccaatttacattatcaactccgttgataaaaccaaatttttgtcaaCAACTATCTCAAACTTGGGAATGAGAAATGGATCTGCTTCTTTCTTGAGGACAACACGGTCCGACATCACTTTTATATTCCACCCATTCGGAGATTTTAAGTTCTGGGTTCTATGACAAAGTTCGGAGAATGTCTTGTAGCCGATATTTATGTTGACATTAGTAACCTCGACTGCTTGGATGGGGCGACGCTCTCGTCTCGGCGCTGGCTTGCTAGTTTGTATACTTTTTGAAGGCATATTCTGTTTCGGTAATGCACCGAATTTCGGCTTTCTTCGAGTCGTTTTGTCAGTGCAAACTGCAATAAACAAGTAAAAGATCGAAGGTTAAGAGACAAGATCGTATAAGTCAAGAAGGATGAGATCGTTCAAACATTGAAAGGGCTTTCAGTAAACAAACCgcagagacaagaaaatgcaagaaaatactTACATATCTCAACATCTTCCGGTGCAAAATACTTCTCGCAAGTGTAGACTCGGATCGTTCCTTATCTGATCTCTAAAATCGGAGTCGATCACTCTTGTTTTTTTCAGCTTCCCAAGCCAAGCTTCGCGCCATTCACGATGTTTCTCGTCCACAGCCAAGGGCAACTTCCAAATACCGATTCCTTTGGTCCGTCTACACGATCCACAGCCAAAAACCGCACAGTTGCGGCCTGGCATCGTATATTATAAATCTCTTTTAAAAAGACcttatataataaaattatatgTAAATATCGCTTGTTGTCACTACTCTTCGCTATACGCTTCGAAATCACGGGTGGTTGTGTGCACCCTCGTGATCACGTGACTAAGTCAAAACACAAAGAGATCCCTCTTGGAAGTTTGCCGGGTTCCATAACCAGCGAATGATGTAACGTCCGTAACACTTCCGGCTTCGTCCTTTTCAGTTTTTATGAAAACATCAAGTATGTTCGAAGCGGTTGTAGCATTTTTTGCCTACATTTTCAAGAGTTTTACCGGTAGCGTTCTAGAAAACTCGCCAACAACACCTTGCGAGTCACGGAATGTTCAAGACCATGATAATTCCGAGATAGAACCGCTACTTGTTCAACAGCGTTCCACCTTAGAAGATTTTACAAACTTCGATCCTAACGACACGATATTCCAAGAGTTCGATCCTCCTTTCGGTGCTTGTGGAAGTATGGCTTGGAAGGATTCTCGACCATCTAGGTGGACGTCGTTTGTGTCGTGTTTTAGGGCCATTTTTCTAATGCAGTTAATAATTGGATCAAGTATCGGTTTGCTCGCAATCGCAGTGGCAGTTGTAGATTTCAATACAGCCGACCTTTGCTATGAAAAGACATCCCGCTGGAAAAGTATGCCGCAGGTAATTCAGCGCATTCGAGTTACCAGCCAATCTGTCGAAGGTTTTATTATCCAGCTGTGGCATTTCTCTATCATGCTCTGCATGTTCGGATATTCTGTTTTGAAAGATCTGAACCTCCTTGCGTTCAACCTCTTGGCGGCCTTCGTAGATGTTAGCTATCGACTGCTCTTGCAAATATTTGGTATTTATAAACAGCCCTGGATGTCCTACCCTTTAAATGGTCTGTTTACCGTAGTTGTATTCGGAAACAGCATGATCATCGCCAAGCACCTTATGTCATCCTACACACCAGTTCAAGAGCAAACCAAGAAGAAACtgctcaaactgacatttctcTTAGTACTTCAGTTCTTGATTGGTATACCAGCCGCTTTTCTTCTGGTTTACAGCATATTTCCATGGTACAACCGCAAAAGCGAGGTGGAAAAAGCTTTTATCGCTGGAGTGTGCCCTTTGCTGCTCCTTTCTATCCCCAAAGTTATAGCACGCGCCCTTGCCCAAAAATTTGAGTTTGTTCATCCAGGCCGCCTTTACCTCTTGGTAGGATGCCTCTATTCGACTTCGGCCATTGTCTTCCGAGTTATGCAAGCCGAGCTGACGAGCCTTGGGCTTTTCGTTGCTTTAGGAGTGGGTCATGCAGCGATTGACCTTTTGGAACGCTTAACTGTCACAATGCGAGATTACATATGGAACTTCATGTACAAAATATTCTGCCGGTGTAACAGATCACAAACTGTTACCTTGTCCCCAAGGAATTCTCGCACCCCGCGAAGCATGCGTTTTGTAGCTGACGTTAGCATTCAGTTGCTCCTCACGGAGCCCACAGCTCTAGTAACGGCGGTGGGGTTTATTCAGGTCTTCAAGTTTATGTATCCCGATGTTTCAAACCAGCCTGTCTCGGATCTTATCTGGGGATTTATCGAGCGCTGCGCAACCGGTCTGGCCATTGATGTAGTTTTCAACACCGTATCAGCATGGCTACAGGTCACTCTTTTCAATGTCGCTATTCTAAAAGTTTGGAACTCACATAACTGGCGAGCCCATGTTATCGCCAACGTAGTTTTTACCCTATTGGCAATACTCTACTTTACAGAATACCTTTTTGACATTATCAGAAGGAAAACTGACCATCGTGCAGCAAAAAGGTTTGCTTTCAACTGTTCCCTACCGTTTTCTCGGAATTCATGAGTCATACTACTGAAGCAGGTCgtcaaaataatgaaattaaattCAAGGGCACTCAACGAGCAACTGAATCAGAGCACCTTAAGGATGATCAAGGCAGCAGAGCACCTTAAGGCCAACATTGATCGGGCGgccttcgctactttgaccaccatacATGTAACCCGTACTGCAATTATTTTATCTTACAATCATGTGCTGTGACTTTACTGCTCTTTCCATGTTAATTTTACGTAAATAGTGTGAAATGAATGAACCATGAACCATAAGAATCCAGCATCTGCCAGTAACTTCGGCGGCGTTTGGGAAAGACATATCCAGTCGATCAGGAGTATCGTAAATAGCCTTATCCGCAGAGAGTATGGCAACCGCCTGGGTGAAGAAACACTGAAGACGTTCCTATGTGAAGCAGAGTACACAGTCAACAGCAGACCTTTGACAGTAGAGACGACAGTCAGTGATCCTCTTTCAGCCCCACCATTATCACCTAGTATGCGGCTGCTAACAGGAAAGACAAGACTGGTACTATCTCCGCCAGGAGAGTTTAAAAGATGAGATTTGTACTACAGAAGGATATAAAGGCGCACACAGCATTTGGCGCAAGAGTTTTGGTCCAGGTGGAGCAAAGAGTATTTACagtaatttcaaacaagaagTGAGTGGACCCGTCAACGAAGGAACTTCAAGACTGGTGATGTCGTGCTCCTGAAAGAGAAACAGTGTGTAAGGAATCAGTGGCCCATGGCTAAGGTGGTGACCCCATACCCTGGTGATCAAGGTCAAAGTTCGATCAGTTACAGTGCTGATTGGTAAAGGCCCCAACCTGGAAAGACCTGTCAACAAGCTTGTTCTTCTAGTAGAAGTGCAGCAGAGACCGGGATTCCTCAACGAGGAGCCTGAGCTGTGTTACACAGGAAAAAGAACTCTGAACTTTATGGGTTGTTATAGGGTAGGATAAGATAAGTCTACATTTTGGGGAACCATGTTACTGCTGAGCCTGCAGCCCAGCTTTGTTCCTTTTGTTGCGCTGTTTTTAGCGCATGCGCACGGTGTGAGTCCTAGAACACGAGGCCATCGTGTTGAAACACGTAGGTTTGAACGGTCAGATACTCCGCtgttgttttttaatgttttgctTCGTTTCAAAATAAGTTTCTGCGAATCATTAACCAAACGGCGGTGTCACCACCCGCAACACTCTCAGATGGTAAAAGATTGTAGCTAGTCGGAAGATCACAAAGTCCACATTGTCTGCATTCCCACCGCATGAAAAATCTAAACTGCCTCGTATGACGTGCTCTTCCCAATAAGGGATTGTGGGTCTTCAGTTTTCAAATTCAACGGTTGGGCCCAATGAATTTACAATTCGGTGCATGTGAATGAAAACTTTGGCCGATTGGAATGGGCGATATCAAGCATTCAGAGGAAATTGGCATCCTTGGATAAATTAATGGGTCAAATCGAAGCCTCAACATCCCCCAGGGCAACCCCCTGCGCAACTTCCCCCTGGGTAACCCCCTAGGCATTTGACTCTGTTGaaaattattgttcaaattCACCCTCCCCGAGCCAAAAGTCTGTTCAAATGCTCCATCATAGGTTCATTTTTATAGGTGATCAAATGCCCtggagaaaattttaaaggttACAATATTAGTCTACTATGTGGTAGCTTTCTAAGAGGCCGATTTCATGAGCCAGGCTGCCTCGGTTAGGCGGACTGGCTCGTTTAGCCGAGATCCCCGCACTTCTGAGTAAAACTTTGCGATTTCGTGGAAAAATCCCAGCCCGGTTAACCGAGATCCTACCCTggtccaagaggtttttcttgatttttcccCACGTGAGaaagccgcgaagcggcgaatGCGATTCAAAACATTAATGGTACTGACATTTTTAGTAATGGACAATTGGTGATGAATCACTGGTCAATTTCTGTGTGAATTTCCTTTACCCAAATCTTGGACCCTTGATTTTGCTCAGTCAACATCAGCCAGAATTCTTTCATCATCTATTTAAGGGGCTTAGTTTTTATTAGCCAAAACTCATACCTGATAGGCCAAACGAATTGCATGCCAGTCTTCCACTTTGCTTATGACACCCTCCAATCTGCCAAATGAAGAATCAGCATCGCCCCTTGCGTGTTTAGCATTTCTAGCACGTTCTACGGATCAAGAAAATCTCTAACATTTTATTCCGAACCTTGAAGGTTTTCTGTTGGTTGCATAGCTACCCTATTCCCAAACGTTTTTCCGCTTGCAATACGCTCTACAAATGAAATGAAGACGCGAAAAGATGAAAAAGATAAGTTAAGGTTATGCCAGAATATTACTTTGCGGGAATACCCGCGAAAAGTACCCTAAATAACTCGCGCGGTTTAGCTTCACTCTAGATATTTAGATAATAAGCCTCCAAAGTACTGTTAGTCTCACACAAAAATGAAAAGCTTAGCCACACAAATGTCAGTGTAAGCTTAAAGTTTCATTCAATTGCACATTCATCCTACCTCTGTAACAGGAGTTCTTCTGGATTCCTGCTGGCTACCATCGAAGAGCGTGTCACAAAATATATTATTCGGTGCAAAGTTCTCCTTGTCAGTACTTTTCTTTGGAATAAGCGTTCTTCTAATTATAGGCCTCTGATCAGACGGCTTAGACAAAGAAGATTTCTTTTCCTGTCGGTCCAGACTATTATAATCCTATTCGAACCTCTTGCCGTTAAACTAGTTTATTCGTAACAATCACTTGTGCATCACGTTGAAGGATCTCGCTCGATCGAAAAACATCGAAACTCTAATCAAAACCTACTGAAAAGCAGGATGTTATTACAAAACGCACGTGATCAAACCGTTTTAAAACAAGAATCTGTACAAACAAAACGCAGTGTCCACTGTCACTGATTAACTTACTCCCCTAGTCATTTCGTGAAAACGAATAACTAACTTATTTACACAATGTTCAGTTCTCTTCGTAAAGTTTCTCCATTAACTGCTGCTACGCGTCTTGGCCTCGTAACCTGATTCATTGGTTGCGTTTCGTTAGTTGCTGTAGCTTCCGAATGTACCTTGATTTCGATAGGCAACAAATGCTGTACGACTCTTCTTAGATGAGACGGACGACCTGAATTGTTAGCAACTTTCACCACAGCCGCTCGGACATTACCAGCCCTTCCAGGAATGAGCTCTTCGACCTTTGCTAGTTTCCAGAAGGCTCTACTTGTAGAATCGTTTTTTAACAAGACAAGGTCCCCAATGGAAATACGTCGTTTGTTGCACCCTTTAGATCCGACTTGAGATCGTTCTTTCAACTCGATTAGGTATTCTCGACGCCACTGATTGGTCAGTTGTTGAAGAACATGTCTATGATGACGGGACTTCTTCGTGAGCGACTGATTTGTACTAACCACTTCATAGTGAGTAGCGTTCGGAGTTGATGTAATTCGTCTTCCATAGATCAAATCAGAAGGTGTTAAAGGGAAAGATATTGATTCGTTGTCATCGTACACGTACGTAAGGGGTCTGGAATTGATAATGCCTTCGATCTCCACTAAAACAGTAGATAGTTCGTCAAAACTGAGAGTAGATCTCCCTAGGATCTTCTTCAAAGGTTTCTTGATGCTTCTCACAAGTCGTTCCCAAAATCCTCCCCACCACGGGGCCTTTTCGATAATGAAATTCCATGAAATTTGCTTGTTCGCAAGGTATCGCCAAACTTCCTCTGCTCGGGCTATTTTTCGTATGTCTTGAGATGAAGATCTGAAAGTCTTGGCGTTGTCGGAAGTTATGGTAGCCGGCAGTCCTCTTCGACTAGTGAATCTTCGGAAGGCAAGTAGGAACGATTCAACACTAAGGGCTCTTGTAAGTTCCACATGTACAGCTCGGGTGGATGCGCACGTGAAGAGGCAGACATAGACCTTCTGTGATTCCTTGATTTCGTCTTCTGAATTCTTAATTTCAACGTACAACGGTCCGGCAAAGTCGAGGCCAATATGTGAAAATGGCGGATCCTCCGAAACTCGGTTACTTGGCAGGTCGGGAGGAGGTAAAGGGCCGTACGGCGTTCCATCGTGTTTGCGACAAATAACACAACTTCGGATGAATTTCTTCACTGCCTCACGTCCACGCAGTATCCAATACCGTTCTCGTAGTGTCGTTAACGTGTCTCTTATACCACTGTGTTTAACCGACTCGTGTGACTGCTTGATCAACAAACAGGTGAATTCGTGCTTCGCTGGTAGTAGAATGGGGTTCCTCGTGTTCACAGGTAACGGTGCGTTGTTCAGTCTCCCTTTACACTTGATAATGCCATCGTGTAAGAACAATCCAAACTGTGTAACGTACGCTGGAGGGGCAGAGCTGTGATCCTTACTCAGAAGAAATGCGATTTCTTTGGAGAAGGCTGACCCTTGAACTGATGTGATCCACAGGTGTTCGGCTTCCTTCAAATCCGCTGCGTTTAATCTGATTCGTTCCTTCTCGGTGTTCTTATCGTTAACTTGACCTTTGAAAGACTTGACAGCCTTGACAACCAGAGCAGTTACACGAAGCAATTTCGTTAGGTCGTGAAATCGGTTGATATCGATTGTCTAGTCAATCTTCTTCTCTGACACGCTGGCTGAGGAATTCACTAGTGAGTGAACTGTAGCTTGTGGATTCTTTACAATTTCCTTGAGCGCGACTTCATCTTCGGA
Above is a window of Montipora capricornis isolate CH-2021 chromosome 6, ASM3666992v2, whole genome shotgun sequence DNA encoding:
- the LOC138054173 gene encoding uncharacterized protein: MLASFRSSPVGLTADIEKAFLMVSIKEEDRNMLRFLWFDDADRDRPKIAQFRFNRLLFGLRPSPSILGATIAHHLRLYKQSEPEMAALLEKSLYVDDLLSGAGDDEKALEIYHKSKRIMAGGGFSLRKWNSNSPNVMSEISKSEGPQEDSITKRKSQSDVTIEDDQSYTKTTTGLDSPSTKDDFVVKVLGLNWNTLSDELFFDFSSLHAYAKSLPLSKRSVLKVTTKIFDPMGFLTPFTIGLKILFQELCIDKIDWDETLQGKLLGKWTSLLDEIRCFETVRIPRCYFTATPVEIQMHAFSDTSEHAYAAVFFLRSRYDDGRIDVRIAASKSKVSTMTKKSIPRLELLGALSLLARLVDKFKAVKSFKGQVNDKNTEKERIRLNAADLKEAEHLWITSVQGSAFSKEIAFLLSKDHSSAPPAYVTQFGLFLHDGIIKCKGRLNNAPLPVNTRNPILLPAKHEFTCLLIKQSHESVKHSGIRDTLTTLRERYWILRGREAVKKFIRSCVICRKHDGTPYGPLPPPDLPSNRVSEDPPFSHIGLDFAGPLYVEIKNSEDEIKESQKVYVCLFTCASTRAVHVELTRALSVESFLLAFRRFTSRRGLPATITSDNAKTFRSSSQDIRKIARAEEVWRYLANKQISWNFIIEKAPWWGGFWERLVRSIKKPLKKILGRSTLSFDELSTVLVEIEGIINSRPLTYVYDDNESISFPLTPSDLIYGRRITSTPNATHYEVVSTNQSLTKKSRHHRHVLQQLTNQWRREYLIELKERSQVGSKGCNKRRISIGDLVLLKNDSTSRAFWKLAKVEELIPGRAGNVRAAVVKVANNSGRPSHLRRVVQHLLPIEIKVHSEATATNETQPMNQVTRPRRVAAVNGETLRRELNIV
- the LOC138052616 gene encoding uncharacterized protein; protein product: MFEAVVAFFAYIFKNFTGSVLENSPTTPCESRNVQDHENSEIEPLLVQQRFTLEDFTKFDPNDTIFQEFDPPFGACGSMAWKDSRPSRWTSFVSCFRAIFLMQFIIGSSIGLLAIAVAVVDFNTADLCYEKTSRWNSMPQVIQSIRVTSQSVEGFIIQLWHFSIMLCIFGYSVLKDLNLLAFNLLAAFVDVSYRLLLQIFGIYKQPWMSYPLNVLFTVVAFGNSVIIAKHLMSSYTPVQEQTKKKLLKLTFLLVLQFLMGIPAAFVLVYSIFPWYNSKSEMEKAFIAGACPLLLLSIPKVIARALAQKFEFVHPGLLYLLVGCLYSTSAIVFRVMQAELTSLGLFVALGVGHAAIDLLEGLTVTMRDYIWDFMYKIFCRCNRSQTVTLSPRNSRTPRSMRFVADVSIQLLLTEATALVTAVGFIQVFKFMYPDVSNQPVSDLIWGFIERCATGLAIDVVFNTVSVFLQVTLFNVAVLKVWNSHNWRAHVIANVVCTLMTVLYFTEYLFDIIRRKNDHHTAKRFAFNCSLPFSRNS
- the LOC138052615 gene encoding uncharacterized protein, translated to MKTSSMFEAVVAFFAYIFKSFTGSVLENSPTTPCESRNVQDHDNSEIEPLLVQQRSTLEDFTNFDPNDTIFQEFDPPFGACGSMAWKDSRPSRWTSFVSCFRAIFLMQLIIGSSIGLLAIAVAVVDFNTADLCYEKTSRWKSMPQVIQRIRVTSQSVEGFIIQLWHFSIMLCMFGYSVLKDLNLLAFNLLAAFVDVSYRLLLQIFGIYKQPWMSYPLNGLFTVVVFGNSMIIAKHLMSSYTPVQEQTKKKLLKLTFLLVLQFLIGIPAAFLLVYSIFPWYNRKSEVEKAFIAGVCPLLLLSIPKVIARALAQKFEFVHPGRLYLLVGCLYSTSAIVFRVMQAELTSLGLFVALGVGHAAIDLLERLTVTMRDYIWNFMYKIFCRCNRSQTVTLSPRNSRTPRSMRFVADVSIQLLLTEPTALVTAVGFIQVFKFMYPDVSNQPVSDLIWGFIERCATGLAIDVVFNTVSAWLQVTLFNVAILKVWNSHNWRAHVIANVVFTLLAILYFTEYLFDIIRRKTDHRAAKRFAFNCSLPFSRNS